Proteins from a genomic interval of Trichoderma breve strain T069 chromosome 2, whole genome shotgun sequence:
- a CDS encoding ARID/BRIGHT DNA binding domain-containing protein — MSTWMNDAVPNHNGNGFPHMNDPSAASAMMDPSAFMANPGQFNPAAQFSNQQQMALQNGPMRHASPAGYQASQVYQTNSVIPSKRPRPREDSISGSPRQNPGMLPTSRSETPQQQSFPGFQPGAMPQQNAGQFSHLQTNGSANASPSPIMGNQMRPGSVPQRVATASPHPFSPGAQQFASQTSPITSEHGTPQPNPYMQNMPQGYNPAFAQSPSNPRPSPNPNAMAGNPMMAQQMAQMGQPMGQMPAGMYAQLQQQQQIQQQQQHQQQPQQPQQQQQRPQNLTEGQKMAAYQMRLQQQLQGNMQMQAQMQAQGMGRGMMAKQPQMPGVPNGQMPQGPMRPQHRPTGSINGEQFMKNLTGLMNAKGLPLDPNPMIGDRLVNLMILFQAVQQKGGSKSVTVANGWGHVAQAMGLPAQQPNVPFSLKQIYERNLSKFEEVWIAQQKQRMMQQQQANLANQVAPQKQAPPPQHMNQGQIQPVQQQQPQPQQQQQQQQQQQQQQPPPQAHVQQHTPVKSGQPSVNGFSTPQTPQQLQQPNAIPGHNRNSLSRGIDPAGPNDFSIPSPAHSRAGSMLMGPADGRPVGVMNAEQQMPRPPQKSDSYNPCARELSTYGGVDLHAANLLGAELERWKPTVPPVNDLGNIDIAALTRSLQSGIHGEVRLALDTLATVSHSPNQAHFLQLRYCDDLVDALIDCAEEQLELLTEHTAEVSDDIQLTPYEEVVRACRIERWAIRDVPAFGTDEYELDRAVDRLVCISTILRNVSFPGEQNDNHNILADESVIKFLCTAIRYLGTRTMLLRTHNNTLDFMKDVVVLLSNIASSVEIPGREQALCLLQFLLSFAPVPSPVLTNDTLFFTNYDPSVHTYLPHAVDALAKLLARDEPNRGHYKNLFAFDAANATPHELLTRTFALAISPIPDKVRERDRPANFPSLVEVRKPYLMQGLLSAEILASLAPGAESNLVRSWLNAGNGLANNLFRLGQDLSRTYEQPQQAFGRGAGRAPPRKDPELVYISVLAIALLRRLVEKSRDPNNPAFSAAGAFLPTGQALLEALSMHSPEWSKEGLLQHLSTITTLAG; from the coding sequence ATGAGCACCTGGATGAACGACGCAGTCCCGAACCACAATGGCAACGGCTTCCCGCACATGAATGATCCCAGCGCTGCCAGTGCCATGATGGACCCTTCTGCCTTCATGGCCAACCCGGGCCAGTTCAATCCGGCCGCCCAGTTTTCCAATCAACAGCAGATGGCCCTGCAAAACGGCCCGATGCGCCACGCCTCGCCCGCCGGCTACCAGGCATCTCAGGTCTACCAGACCAATTCTGTCATTCCATCAAAGCGGCCTCGGCCCCGTGAGGATTCCATCTCCGGCTCTCCCAGGCAGAATCCGGGCATGCTTCCGACGTCGCGCTCCGAaacgccgcagcagcagagcttcCCCGGCTTCCAGCCTGGCGCTATGCCGCAGCAGAATGCTGGCCAATTCTCCCACCTCCAGACCAACGGCTCGGCTAACGCAAGCCCCTCGCCCATCATGGGCAACCAAATGCGCCCAGGTAGTGTCCCTCAGAGGGTGGCGACGGCCTCGCCTCACCCGTTTTCCCCGGGCGCTCAGCAGTTTGCTTCTCAGACGTCGCCCATCACCTCGGAACATGGCACACCCCAGCCGAATCCATACATGCAGAACATGCCTCAAGGCTACAACCCGGCTTTCGCGCAATCCCCATCGAATCCGCGCCCATCACCAAATCCAAATGCGATGGCGGGCAATCCCATGATGGCCCAACAAATGGCTCAGATGGGACAACCCATGGGCCAAATGCCAGCTGGCATGTATGCTCAgttgcagcaacagcagcagattcaacagcaacagcaacaccagcaacagccccAACAAccccaacaacagcaacagcgaCCCCAGAACCTGACTGAAGGGCAGAAAATGGCCGCGTATCAGATGCGGCTCCAACAGCAACTCCAAGGCAACATGCAAATGCAGGCTCAAATGCAGGCTCAAGGCATGGGCCGCGGGATGATGGCGAAGCAGCCGCAGATGCCTGGTGTACCAAATGGCCAGATGCCTCAAGGACCGATGCGACCTCAACACCGACCAACTGGCAGCATTAACGGAGAACAGTTTATGAAGAATTTGACCGGGCTCATGAATGCTAAAGGCCTTCCATTAGATCCAAATCCCATGATCGGGGACCGGCTGGTCAATCTGATGATTCTGTTCCAAGCTGTTCAGCAAAAGGGCGGTTCGAAGTCGGTGACCGTTGCCAATGGCTGGGGCCATGTCGCTCAGGCTATGGGACTTCCGGCGCAGCAGCCTAACGTTCCCTTTTCGCTCAAACAGATCTACGAGCGTAATTTGtccaagtttgaagaagTCTGGATAgcccagcagaagcagagaatgatgcagcagcaacaagcgAATCTTGCAAACCAAGTCGCGCCGCAAAAACAGGCCCCGCCGCCTCAACATATGAATCAGGGTCAAATACAGCCGgtgcaacaacagcagccgcagccgcagcaacaacaacagcaacagcaacagcaacagcaacagcaaccgCCGCCCCAGGCCCATGTACAGCAACATACTCCTGTGAAATCTGGTCAACCCTCAGTCAACGGCTTCTCCACTCCTCAAACTCcacagcagcttcagcagccaaACGCTATCCCTGGCCACAATAGGAACAGCTTGTCGCGCGGCATTGATCCAGCTGGACCGAATGACTTTTCAATACCATCGCCAGCTCACTCGCGGGCGGGAAGTATGCTTATGGGGCCAGCCGACGGCAGACCGGTTGGTGTCATGAATGCCGAGCAGCAAATGCCACGGCCTCCCCAGAAGTCGGATAGCTATAATCCTTGCGCGCGAGAGCTTTCCACGTATGGCGGTGTCGACCTCCACGCAGCGAATTTGTTAGGCGCAGAGCTGGAGCGGTGGAAGCCAACTGTTCCTCCAGTAAACGACCTTGGTAACATTGATATAGCTGCGCTGACGCGTAGCCTGCAAAGTGGCATACACGGAGAAGTTCGTCTTGCTCTGGACACGCTTGCGACAGTATCCCATTCGCCGAACCAGGCACATTTCCTACAGCTGCGATACTGCGATGACTTGGTAGATGCGCTCATCGATTGTgcggaggagcagctcgagctATTAACAGAGCACACGGCAGAAGTATCCGATGATATCCAGCTCACCCCATACGAGGAGGTTGTCAGAGCATGCCGGATTGAGCGATGGGCAATTCGGGACGTTCCCGCCTTTGGCACCGACGAATATGAACTTGACCGAGCCGTCGATCGATTAGTGTGCATCTCAACCATTTTACGAAACGTATCTTTCCCGGGAGAGCAGAACGACAACCACAATATTCTCGCTGATGAGTCCGTCATCAAGTTTCTCTGCACTGCCATTCGGTATCTCGGCACCAGGACAATGCTTCTCCGAACTCATAACAATACTCTTGACTTCATGAAGGATGTGGTCGTCCTCCTCTCTAATATTGCTAGTTCGGTCGAAATACCCGGCCGAGAACAGGCATTGTGTCTTTTGCAGTTCTTGCTATCATTTGCTCCGGTTCCCAGTCCAGTATTGACCAATGATACACTTTTCTTCACCAATTATGACCCAAGCGTTCATACCTACCTTCCCCATGCGGTTGATGCATTGGCAAAGCTTCTTGCTCGCGACGAGCCCAATAGAGGTCATTACAAAAACCTTTTCGCTTTCGATGCTGCCAACGCCACTCCGCACGAGCTTCTTACTCGGACATTTGCGCTGGCAATCTCACCAATTCCAGACAAAGTTCGGGAGCGCGATCGACCGGCAAATTTCCCCTCACTCGTTGAGGTACGGAAGCCATACCTGATGCAAGGCCTGTTGTCAGCAGAAATTCTTGCGTCTCTAGCACCCGGCGCTGAGTCAAATCTCGTCAGGAGCTGGTTGAATGCGGGTAACGGCCTGGCGAACAACCTGTTCCGTCTCGGCCAGGATCTGAGTCGCACGTACGAACAGCCACAACAAGCCTTTGGTCGTGGAGCAGGACGGGCCCCGCCGAGGAAAGATCCTGAGCTTGTCTACATCTCTGTCCTTGCGATTGCTTTGCTTAGGCGGTTGGTGGAAAAGTCGAGAGATCCAAATAACCCAGCCTtttcagctgctggagccTTCTTACCGACCGGGCAGGCGCTACTGGAGGCCCTATCTATGCATAGCCCTGAATGGTCAAAGGAGGGCTTATTGCAGCATTTGTCAACAATCACAACTCTGGCGGGCTAA